One stretch of Lacimicrobium alkaliphilum DNA includes these proteins:
- the smpB gene encoding SsrA-binding protein SmpB: MNKKTNKSKQSSTIALNKKARHEYFLEDKFEAGLSLQGWEVKSIRAGKVNLSDSYVIIHNGEAFLLGCSIQPLKEASSHVVCDPDRSRKLLLKQREINRLIGARERQGYSIVATAMYWKKCWVKVEIYLAKGKHNQDKRDTVKNRDWERQKERIMKHSA, from the coding sequence ATGAACAAAAAGACGAACAAATCCAAACAAAGCAGCACCATTGCGCTGAATAAAAAAGCCCGCCACGAGTATTTCCTCGAAGATAAGTTCGAAGCAGGTCTGTCACTACAGGGCTGGGAAGTCAAAAGCATCCGTGCCGGTAAGGTCAACCTCTCCGACAGTTATGTGATTATCCACAATGGCGAAGCTTTTTTACTGGGCTGCAGTATTCAGCCGCTGAAGGAAGCCTCCAGCCATGTGGTGTGCGATCCTGACCGATCCCGTAAACTGCTGTTAAAACAACGGGAAATCAATCGCCTGATCGGTGCCCGTGAACGTCAGGGCTATTCGATAGTCGCTACCGCCATGTACTGGAAGAAGTGCTGGGTAAAGGTAGAAATCTACCTTGCCAAGGGTAAACACAACCAGGACAAGCGGGATACGGTGAAAAACCGTGACTGGGAACGCCAGAAAGAACGAATTATGAAGCACAGCGCCTAA
- a CDS encoding type II toxin-antitoxin system RatA family toxin, whose translation MANVNRSALVSYSAESMFDLVNDVDAYPQFLPGCAETRVHEADENHMKASILISKGGLRQWFTTQNQLKRGEYIRMELIEGPFSHLTGGWRFTPLSEDACKIELDLQFEFASRLAQAAFGKIFSSVASNMVAAFTQRAREVYGDR comes from the coding sequence ATGGCGAATGTGAATCGTAGTGCACTGGTTAGCTACAGTGCTGAGTCCATGTTTGATCTGGTCAACGATGTTGATGCCTATCCGCAGTTTCTGCCCGGTTGCGCCGAGACAAGGGTGCATGAAGCCGATGAAAACCATATGAAAGCCTCGATCCTGATCAGTAAAGGCGGTTTGCGCCAGTGGTTCACCACCCAAAACCAGCTTAAGCGCGGTGAATATATTCGTATGGAACTGATTGAGGGTCCTTTCAGCCATTTAACCGGCGGCTGGCGCTTTACGCCCTTGTCTGAGGATGCCTGTAAAATCGAACTGGATCTGCAGTTTGAATTTGCCAGTCGTCTGGCTCAGGCGGCATTTGGAAAAATCTTCAGCAGCGTTGCCAGTAATATGGTGGCGGCCTTTACCCAGCGGGCCAGGGAGGTTTACGGTGACAGATAA
- a CDS encoding outer membrane protein assembly factor BamE, with amino-acid sequence MTYKKLLISLVLIFSLQACQSWIYRIDIPQGNYLDQDDIDKLRVQMSKEQVAFILGKPVVEDAFNEDKWYYVYTMKRGMSGEDVRKELILEFEEGALTTMQGDFDQPESFNTPLDPQPE; translated from the coding sequence ATGACCTATAAAAAACTCTTAATCAGCCTCGTCCTTATCTTCAGCCTGCAAGCCTGTCAGAGCTGGATTTACCGTATTGATATTCCCCAGGGTAACTATCTGGATCAGGATGATATCGATAAACTGCGGGTACAAATGAGCAAGGAACAGGTGGCTTTTATACTCGGCAAACCCGTGGTGGAAGATGCCTTCAATGAAGACAAATGGTATTACGTTTACACCATGAAACGCGGTATGAGCGGTGAAGATGTGCGTAAAGAGCTGATTCTGGAGTTTGAAGAGGGTGCGCTGACCACCATGCAGGGTGATTTTGACCAGCCAGAGAGTTTTAATACCCCACTGGATCCGCAACCAGAATAA
- a CDS encoding type II toxin-antitoxin system HigB family toxin — MRIIALSTLKAFWENNPDCLDAKEPTLAWYRHALAADWGTPADVKQDFRNASILKDGRVVFNIAGNKYQLVVWSNYAYRVVYIRFIGTHVQYDKIDAQTI; from the coding sequence ATGAGAATAATAGCCTTGTCCACACTGAAAGCATTCTGGGAAAATAATCCTGACTGTCTGGATGCTAAAGAGCCGACACTGGCCTGGTATCGTCATGCACTGGCTGCTGACTGGGGTACACCGGCTGATGTGAAACAGGACTTCAGAAATGCCAGTATCCTCAAAGATGGGCGTGTGGTTTTCAATATCGCAGGCAATAAGTACCAACTGGTCGTTTGGAGCAACTACGCCTATCGAGTCGTATACATCCGTTTTATTGGCACTCATGTGCAGTACGATAAAATTGATGCCCAAACGATTTAG
- a CDS encoding RnfH family protein, with the protein MTDKQIRLEVTYALPDQQALLEVVVEQGATVEQAIKASGILRRFPQIDLQNSKVGIWYKSCKLDDQPKEGDRIAIYRPLIADPKEVRRRRAEKAKQEGRADKVTGGRVNPLKRKEQGAE; encoded by the coding sequence GTGACAGATAAACAGATTCGCCTGGAAGTGACCTATGCCTTACCGGATCAGCAGGCGTTGCTGGAGGTGGTGGTAGAGCAGGGGGCTACGGTTGAGCAGGCGATTAAGGCCTCGGGGATACTGCGTCGTTTTCCGCAGATCGATCTGCAAAACAGTAAAGTCGGTATCTGGTACAAAAGCTGTAAACTCGATGATCAGCCCAAAGAAGGGGATCGAATCGCCATCTACCGGCCACTGATCGCCGATCCCAAGGAAGTCAGACGGCGCAGGGCGGAGAAAGCCAAACAGGAAGGCCGCGCTGACAAAGTCACCGGCGGCCGGGTGAATCCCTTAAAACGAAAAGAGCAGGGGGCAGAGTAG
- a CDS encoding helix-turn-helix domain-containing protein: MNIKPIRTDADYQAALKEIEGLMMAKTDTPEGEKLDVMVTLIEAYEARHFPMELPDPVEAIKFEMERKGLTVKDLEPMIGKSNRVYEILNHKRSLTLKMIWRLHQGLGIPAESLIKPPQTHL; encoded by the coding sequence ATGAACATTAAACCAATTAGAACTGATGCCGACTATCAGGCGGCATTAAAAGAGATTGAGGGCCTGATGATGGCCAAAACGGATACGCCGGAAGGTGAAAAGCTTGATGTCATGGTCACATTGATCGAGGCTTATGAAGCGAGGCATTTTCCTATGGAATTGCCGGATCCTGTTGAGGCCATAAAATTCGAAATGGAACGCAAAGGCCTAACCGTAAAAGATCTTGAGCCAATGATCGGCAAAAGCAATCGCGTTTATGAGATCCTGAATCATAAGCGTTCACTGACCTTAAAAATGATCTGGAGACTTCATCAAGGCCTGGGTATTCCTGCTGAATCACTGATCAAACCACCTCAGACACATCTTTGA